Proteins encoded together in one Halalkaliarchaeum sp. AArc-CO window:
- the glmM gene encoding phosphoglucosamine mutase: MFGTSGIRGAVGSEVTAALAVSLGRAIGSERRPDGDAIETAVIGRDPRESGRVLSDALSAGLRETGADVVRIGEASTPTIARGVAVHDADVGIAVTASHNPPSDNGFKLWNPDGGAYRPKQRRRIERRIREESFELVGANGLGEETDSTAAIETHRQALVDHGRENASDEALAELSVVLDLGNGAGRVTADALAELGVGVETLNAQPDGRFPGRPSEPTAETCDTLAATVEAIGADLGLAHDGDADRLLAVDETGRFVPGDELLALFATRAAGPGERVAVPVDTSQLVADALGDLGADVEYTEVGDVHVAEATRTEDVVFGGEPSGAWIRPDRTRCPDGPLAAVALAAIVAEDVAAGSEGLSSLLSAFEPYPIVRDQVETDRKRELMDVATDLARDRFGPESDGETELTTIDGIRVDAEDGWFLVRASGTQPLVRITAEATTTDRRDELARIARELLSDATDQLDDQSTPEP, encoded by the coding sequence GTGTTTGGAACGAGTGGCATTCGAGGAGCTGTGGGGTCGGAGGTGACGGCCGCGCTCGCGGTCTCTCTCGGGCGGGCGATCGGGAGCGAGCGCCGACCGGACGGCGACGCGATCGAAACCGCGGTGATCGGCCGGGATCCCCGCGAGAGCGGCCGGGTGCTGTCGGACGCCCTGTCGGCCGGGCTCCGCGAGACCGGGGCCGATGTGGTCCGGATCGGGGAGGCGTCGACCCCGACGATCGCCCGCGGCGTCGCCGTCCACGACGCCGACGTCGGCATTGCCGTAACCGCTTCGCACAACCCCCCCTCGGACAACGGGTTCAAGCTCTGGAATCCGGACGGCGGAGCGTACCGGCCGAAACAGCGCCGGCGGATCGAGCGCCGGATCCGGGAGGAATCGTTCGAACTGGTCGGCGCAAACGGACTGGGCGAGGAAACCGACTCGACGGCGGCGATCGAGACACACCGACAGGCGCTGGTGGACCACGGGCGCGAGAACGCCTCCGATGAGGCGCTCGCGGAGCTTTCGGTTGTGCTCGATCTCGGCAACGGCGCCGGGCGGGTGACTGCAGACGCGCTCGCGGAACTGGGCGTCGGGGTCGAAACGCTCAACGCCCAGCCCGACGGCCGGTTCCCCGGGCGACCGAGCGAACCGACAGCCGAAACCTGCGACACGCTCGCGGCGACGGTGGAGGCGATCGGCGCCGACCTCGGGCTCGCCCACGACGGCGACGCCGATCGGCTGCTGGCCGTGGACGAAACGGGACGGTTCGTTCCGGGAGACGAACTGCTCGCGCTGTTTGCCACGCGTGCTGCAGGGCCCGGCGAACGCGTGGCCGTCCCTGTCGACACGAGTCAGCTGGTCGCCGACGCGCTCGGGGACCTCGGCGCCGACGTGGAGTACACCGAGGTAGGAGACGTCCACGTCGCGGAGGCGACCCGAACGGAGGACGTCGTCTTCGGCGGCGAACCCAGCGGGGCGTGGATTCGCCCCGACCGAACCCGGTGCCCCGACGGCCCGCTTGCTGCGGTGGCGCTTGCGGCGATCGTCGCCGAGGACGTGGCCGCCGGGAGCGAGGGACTGAGCAGCCTCCTGTCGGCGTTCGAACCGTACCCGATCGTCCGCGACCAGGTGGAGACGGACCGCAAGCGGGAGCTGATGGACGTTGCGACCGACCTCGCCCGCGATCGGTTCGGCCCGGAGTCGGACGGCGAGACCGAGCTCACGACGATCGACGGGATCCGGGTCGACGCCGAGGACGGCTGGTTCCTCGTGCGCGCCAGCGGAACCCAGCCGCTCGTCCGGATCACCGCCGAAGCGACCACTACGGATCGCCGCGACGAACTGGCCCGGATCGCTCGGGAACTGCTCTCGGACGCAACCGACCAGCTCGACGATCAGTCGACTCCCGAACCGTGA
- a CDS encoding DUF5791 family protein: MLYDAVDDPSDRTPGELLAAYRRELASVVDAVGVEAVAAESGVDRATLEALRDDEPADLSVEEAAAILATADRFPGADAVVFELRDHLLMGMSSAVLDVDTLADDIEADLTGQEVQQALEGRTRFTLEQLAQIQAAIERRT, translated from the coding sequence ATGTTGTACGACGCCGTCGATGACCCCTCCGATCGCACACCAGGTGAGCTACTCGCCGCCTACCGGCGGGAACTCGCGTCCGTCGTCGACGCCGTCGGGGTCGAGGCCGTCGCCGCCGAGTCGGGCGTCGACCGGGCGACACTCGAGGCGCTACGGGACGACGAACCCGCGGACCTTTCGGTCGAAGAGGCGGCCGCGATCCTGGCAACGGCCGACCGGTTCCCCGGCGCCGACGCGGTCGTCTTCGAGCTCCGGGACCATCTCCTGATGGGGATGTCGTCGGCGGTGCTGGACGTCGACACTCTCGCCGACGACATCGAGGCGGATCTCACCGGACAGGAGGTCCAGCAGGCGCTGGAAGGTCGAACCCGATTCACGCTCGAACAGCTCGCGCAGATACAGGCGGCCATCGAACGGCGGACGTGA
- a CDS encoding bifunctional oligoribonuclease/PAP phosphatase NrnA: MGYRWVGLSAISDLTQLEGLVDGSQRQALEETLRSQPELFALVAGGILVVAVLVLFYRRRRPAGKKFQEVLGECEEITVLTHPNPDPDAMASAMGVALLANQVDTEPTIQYTGQIRHQENRAFQTVLDVNLERVEHVTDLATEEVVLVDHNKPRGFQGADGVLPLAVVDHHPGEGVGAEFTDVRTDYGACSSMVAEYFQDVNATPVPPDQHASEAGTRRTVSTETSTGLLYGILADTSHLTVGASTADFEAAGYLRPGVDEDLLDRIANPAVDAEVLDVKARAIAGRQVNGSFAVADVGAITNADAIAQAADELILLEGITAVVVWGERDGTLHLSGRSRDDRVHMGQTLQMALEEIPNASAGGHARMGGGQIPPEPVTDGDTPSVQYRDGLVDRMFSAMAGDV, from the coding sequence ATGGGGTATCGTTGGGTGGGTCTGTCAGCGATCTCGGACCTCACACAGCTCGAAGGGCTCGTCGACGGGAGCCAACGCCAGGCGCTCGAGGAGACTCTTCGCTCGCAACCGGAGCTTTTCGCACTGGTGGCCGGCGGGATTCTGGTCGTTGCGGTGCTCGTACTGTTCTATCGCCGGCGACGGCCAGCGGGGAAAAAGTTCCAGGAGGTTCTGGGGGAGTGTGAGGAGATCACCGTACTGACACATCCGAATCCCGATCCCGACGCGATGGCGTCGGCGATGGGCGTGGCGCTGCTTGCAAACCAGGTCGACACCGAGCCGACGATCCAGTACACCGGACAGATCCGTCACCAGGAGAACCGCGCGTTCCAGACGGTGCTCGACGTGAACCTCGAGCGGGTCGAGCACGTGACCGACCTCGCGACCGAGGAAGTGGTACTGGTCGACCACAACAAGCCCCGTGGGTTCCAGGGGGCCGACGGCGTGTTGCCGCTCGCGGTCGTCGACCACCATCCAGGCGAGGGGGTCGGCGCCGAGTTCACCGACGTCCGAACCGACTACGGGGCGTGTTCGAGCATGGTCGCGGAGTACTTCCAGGACGTGAACGCGACCCCGGTGCCGCCGGACCAGCACGCAAGCGAGGCGGGAACGAGACGCACCGTCTCGACGGAAACGTCGACGGGGCTGCTGTACGGGATCCTCGCGGATACGAGCCACCTGACCGTCGGTGCCTCCACCGCCGACTTCGAGGCCGCCGGTTACCTGCGCCCCGGAGTCGACGAGGACCTGCTCGATCGGATCGCCAACCCCGCCGTCGACGCCGAAGTGCTCGACGTCAAGGCGCGCGCGATCGCCGGCCGGCAGGTGAACGGCTCGTTTGCGGTCGCAGACGTCGGCGCGATCACCAACGCCGACGCGATCGCACAGGCAGCCGACGAACTCATCCTGCTTGAAGGGATCACCGCAGTCGTCGTCTGGGGAGAACGCGACGGCACGCTCCATCTGTCGGGACGGTCGCGGGACGATCGGGTTCACATGGGCCAGACCCTCCAGATGGCGCTCGAGGAGATCCCGAACGCCAGTGCCGGCGGCCACGCCAGGATGGGCGGCGGACAGATCCCGCCCGAACCGGTCACCGACGGCGACACCCCCAGCGTGCAGTATCGCGACGGGCTGGTCGATCGGATGTTCTCCGCGATGGCGGGCGACGTCTGA
- a CDS encoding SDR family oxidoreductase — translation MSNRTAPELVDVAIVGCGYVGIELGQRLLDEGFSVAGVRRSPEGLEAVSNAGLEPIRADVTDPESLKALPDADAVVFAASSGGRGADAARRVYVEGVEATIEEYASRESTPDRLVYTSSTGVYGDHGGEWVDETTPLEPESERGRVLVAAERIALETTAEHGIDGTVARFAGLYGPGRYRLERYLEGPVTEGYLNMVHRDDAAGAVAFLLTEALAGGHVVTVVDDEPVDRWTFADWLAGECGVDPPAKRTVEERLAGEELSASRRRRIRANKRCSNDRLRGFGYEFDYPTFREGYRPALAAYRS, via the coding sequence GTGTCGAACCGAACAGCGCCAGAACTTGTCGACGTCGCGATCGTCGGCTGTGGCTACGTCGGGATCGAACTGGGACAGCGGCTTCTGGATGAGGGATTCTCCGTCGCCGGCGTGCGCCGGAGCCCCGAGGGCCTGGAAGCCGTCTCGAATGCGGGACTGGAGCCGATACGTGCGGACGTCACCGATCCGGAGAGTCTGAAAGCACTTCCCGACGCCGATGCGGTCGTGTTCGCCGCCTCCAGCGGTGGACGGGGCGCGGACGCTGCCCGTCGGGTGTACGTCGAGGGGGTCGAGGCCACGATCGAGGAGTACGCCAGTCGAGAGTCGACTCCGGACCGGCTGGTGTACACCTCGTCGACGGGTGTGTACGGCGATCACGGCGGCGAGTGGGTCGACGAGACGACGCCCCTGGAGCCGGAAAGCGAACGGGGACGAGTTCTCGTGGCGGCGGAACGGATCGCCCTGGAGACGACAGCCGAACACGGGATCGACGGGACAGTCGCCAGGTTTGCCGGCCTGTACGGTCCCGGCCGTTACCGGCTCGAACGCTATCTCGAGGGTCCCGTCACCGAGGGGTATTTGAATATGGTCCACCGGGACGACGCCGCCGGGGCGGTCGCGTTCCTCCTGACGGAGGCTCTCGCAGGCGGCCACGTCGTCACCGTCGTCGACGACGAACCCGTCGATCGCTGGACGTTCGCCGACTGGCTCGCGGGCGAGTGTGGCGTCGATCCACCCGCAAAACGCACCGTCGAGGAGCGACTCGCGGGGGAGGAACTCTCGGCGTCCCGGCGGCGACGAATCAGGGCGAACAAACGCTGCTCGAACGACAGGCTTCGTGGCTTCGGATACGAGTTCGACTATCCGACGTTCCGCGAGGGGTATCGTCCGGCCCTAGCGGCGTATCGTTCCTGA
- the hemE gene encoding uroporphyrinogen decarboxylase, with product MKELFLRAARGEWTERPPVWMMRQAGRYLPEYRELREEYTFLEAISTPDVAAEITLQPWRRFRPDGVVMYSDILTVLEPLGFDYHLESGVGPVVENPVENAEDTRREQGDVREDLWYVGELLDRLTDELGEEAAVLGFAGGPFTLSAYVCEGTPSRSFTAVRRLRAEDPEAFRRLLRAFTDVLVDYVTYQERRGADAIQLFDTYAGLLTPADYREFLLPLHREVLEAVDVPTIVYVRNVSGNLNLLADSGADVVGLDWTVEMAEARAQLGDQPVQGNLDPATLFADPATIRKRTHEVIDAAGDSGHILNLGHGLDRNTPVEGVEAFFEAAKSIER from the coding sequence ATGAAGGAGCTGTTTCTCCGCGCCGCCCGCGGGGAGTGGACCGAACGCCCTCCCGTCTGGATGATGCGTCAGGCGGGGCGGTACCTCCCGGAGTATCGCGAGCTCCGCGAGGAGTACACCTTTCTGGAGGCGATTTCGACGCCCGACGTCGCAGCCGAGATCACCCTCCAGCCGTGGCGCCGGTTCCGTCCCGACGGAGTAGTGATGTACTCGGACATCCTCACCGTGCTCGAACCGCTGGGATTCGATTACCACCTCGAATCGGGTGTCGGACCGGTGGTCGAGAACCCCGTCGAGAACGCCGAAGACACCCGCCGGGAGCAGGGCGACGTCCGAGAGGACCTGTGGTACGTCGGTGAACTGCTCGACCGATTGACCGACGAACTCGGCGAGGAGGCAGCCGTTCTCGGGTTCGCCGGCGGGCCGTTTACCCTCTCGGCGTACGTCTGTGAGGGGACTCCGTCCCGATCGTTCACGGCGGTCCGTCGCTTGCGGGCCGAAGATCCCGAGGCGTTTCGCCGTCTCCTCCGGGCGTTCACCGACGTCCTCGTCGATTACGTCACCTATCAGGAACGGCGGGGTGCCGACGCGATCCAGCTGTTCGACACCTACGCCGGGTTGTTGACGCCGGCGGACTACAGGGAGTTCCTGCTTCCCTTGCACCGGGAGGTGCTCGAGGCGGTCGACGTGCCGACCATCGTCTACGTACGGAACGTAAGCGGGAATCTGAACCTGCTCGCCGACAGCGGGGCCGACGTCGTCGGGCTCGACTGGACGGTCGAGATGGCCGAGGCGAGAGCGCAACTCGGTGATCAACCGGTGCAGGGGAACCTGGATCCGGCGACGCTGTTTGCTGACCCGGCGACGATCCGGAAGCGCACCCACGAGGTAATCGACGCCGCCGGGGACTCCGGACATATCCTCAATCTCGGACACGGGCTCGACCGGAACACGCCCGTCGAGGGGGTCGAGGCGTTCTTCGAGGCGGCGAAGTCGATCGAGCGGTAG
- the hemH gene encoding ferrochelatase, which translates to MKTGVALLNFGEPSRPDRDVVIEYLTRIFYNNASLEQADTEAEAWERSRELARRRAPSLIEEYEEIGGSPLNEQATAQLEALSAELKERGHEVELFHGMQFMEPLIPDVAEQLAEAGIEEVVALPIYPLCGHSTNVAALNELEDAIGEIDGYDPEFAGITGWHRAPTYNRIRAEAIGRFLQENDLDPNAPDTAFVFSAHGTPIHYLEGGNRYDTYVDEHAETIARMVGVEEYELGFQNHSNRDIPWTEPEIEDVIEGLEGEAERVVVEPMSFIHEQSETLVELDIDLREDAEEVGLDLHRVPVPHDDPRLAEQFADLLEPFLSGFEPSYYQYRQCECRDAPGTFCLNAPRPE; encoded by the coding sequence ATGAAAACCGGTGTGGCCCTTTTGAACTTCGGAGAACCGTCGCGTCCGGATCGGGACGTCGTAATCGAGTATCTCACACGTATCTTCTACAACAATGCCTCACTCGAGCAGGCCGACACCGAAGCGGAAGCCTGGGAACGGTCCCGAGAGCTGGCACGGCGCCGCGCACCGAGCCTGATAGAAGAGTACGAGGAGATCGGCGGCTCCCCGCTGAACGAACAGGCGACGGCCCAGCTGGAGGCACTGTCGGCGGAGCTGAAAGAGCGTGGCCACGAGGTCGAACTGTTCCACGGGATGCAGTTCATGGAGCCGCTGATCCCGGACGTCGCCGAGCAGTTGGCCGAGGCGGGGATCGAGGAGGTCGTCGCGCTGCCGATCTATCCGCTGTGTGGCCACTCCACGAACGTCGCCGCCCTGAACGAACTCGAGGACGCGATCGGCGAGATCGACGGCTACGATCCCGAGTTCGCCGGCATCACCGGCTGGCACCGGGCGCCGACGTACAACCGGATCCGGGCAGAGGCGATCGGGAGGTTCCTCCAGGAGAACGACCTCGACCCGAACGCCCCCGACACGGCGTTCGTCTTCTCGGCGCACGGAACGCCGATCCACTACCTCGAGGGAGGAAACCGCTACGACACCTACGTCGATGAGCACGCCGAAACGATCGCCCGAATGGTCGGCGTCGAGGAGTACGAACTCGGGTTCCAGAACCACTCGAACCGCGACATCCCGTGGACCGAACCCGAAATCGAGGACGTCATCGAAGGGCTCGAGGGCGAGGCCGAACGCGTCGTCGTCGAGCCGATGAGCTTCATCCACGAGCAATCCGAGACGCTCGTCGAGCTCGATATCGACCTCCGGGAGGACGCCGAGGAGGTCGGCCTCGATCTCCACCGCGTTCCCGTCCCCCACGACGATCCCCGTCTGGCCGAACAGTTCGCCGACCTGCTGGAGCCGTTCCTCTCCGGCTTCGAACCCTCGTACTACCAGTACCGGCAGTGCGAGTGCCGCGACGCGCCGGGGACGTTCTGTCTGAACGCGCCGCGCCCCGAGTGA